The Skermanella rosea sequence TCGCCCTCTATCTCCTCTATGAGGCCGGGAACAGGTTCCTCCATCCCCAGGACGTCGGGGGTTGGACCATGATCATCGTCGGCGTGATCGCGGCCGTGGAGGACGCGCTTTCTGTCTGGGTCCTCTCGAAGGACCGCGGAAGCCTGAACGTGAAAAGCGCGTTCCTTCACATGATCGCCGACACCATGGCCACTGTCGGCGTCATCATCGGGGGCGTCCTGATCCTGCTCTTCGGCATTACCTGGGTCGATCCGCTGATAACCGCCGCGATCGCCATCTACATCTTCATTCATGCCTTCCACGAGATCAGGTCGGCGATTGCACTCCTGATGGAGAGCGCGCCCAAGGACTTCGACGTGGACCGCATGGTGGCGGAGATGACCTCGATGGCAGCCGTGGAAGGCGTCCATCACGTCCATGTCTGGCAGCTCGATGAGGGGCGGACAGCGGTGGAGGCCCACGTCGCGGTGAGCGAGCGCGACCTCGCGGCGGCTGACCGGATCCGGCGCGGGTTGAAAGATATGCTTCGCGACCGTTTCGGTGTGGCACATGCAACGCTCGAGGTCGAGTTCGCTCAGGACGTCCGGCACGACCGGAG is a genomic window containing:
- a CDS encoding cation diffusion facilitator family transporter yields the protein MGHTHAGGEDESGKGKRLLIALALNVGITVAQIVGGVISGSLSVLADAAHNASDAASLGISYGAWRVSKRRPDQHRTFGYRRAETIGALINLTTLFVIALYLLYEAGNRFLHPQDVGGWTMIIVGVIAAVEDALSVWVLSKDRGSLNVKSAFLHMIADTMATVGVIIGGVLILLFGITWVDPLITAAIAIYIFIHAFHEIRSAIALLMESAPKDFDVDRMVAEMTSMAAVEGVHHVHVWQLDEGRTAVEAHVAVSERDLAAADRIRRGLKDMLRDRFGVAHATLEVEFAQDVRHDRSLIRQE